The proteins below come from a single Miscanthus floridulus cultivar M001 chromosome 1, ASM1932011v1, whole genome shotgun sequence genomic window:
- the LOC136540540 gene encoding protein NRT1/ PTR FAMILY 6.3-like: MASVLPDTASDGKALTDAWDYKGRPASRATTGGWACAAMILGAELFERMTTLGIAVNLVPYMTGTMHLGNASAANTVTNFIGASFMLCLLGGFVADTYLGRYLTIAIFTAVQATGMMILTISTAAPGLRPPPCADAKGASADCVRANGTQLGVLYLGLYLTALGTGGLKSSVSGFGSDQFDESHAGERRKMLHFFNWFYFFVSIGALLAVTALVYVQDNVGRRWGYGVCAVGILCGLGVFLLGTRRYRFKKLVGSPLTQVAAVTVAAWSKRKLSLPSDPDLLYDVDHAAADVVKGKEKLPHSKECRFLDHAAIIDGAGESPATASKWALCTRTDVEEVKQVVRMLPIWATTIMFWTIHAQMTTFSVAQAEVMDRSIGSGGFLIPAGSLTVFLIGSILLTVPVYDRLLAPFARRLTGNPHGLTPLQRVFVGLLLSVAGMAVAALVERHRRTAASSEHGVTLTVFLLMPQFVLVGAGEAFTYMGQLAFFLRECPKGMKTMSTGLFLSTCALGFFFSTLLVTIVHKVTVHGGGRGGWLADNLNDGRLDYFYWLLAVISAINLVLFTFAARGYVYKEKRLADAGIELADEESIAVGH, from the exons ATGGCCTCCGTTCTGCCGGATACTGCGTCGGATGGCAAGGCCCTGACGGACGCCTGGGACTACAAGGGTCGCCCCGCCAGCCGCGCCACCACCGGCGGCTGGGCGTGCGCCGCCATGATCCTAG GCGCGGAGCTGTTCGAGCGGATGACGACGCTGGGCATCGCGGTGAACCTGGTGCCGTACATGACCGGCACGATGCACCTCGGCAACGCCTCCGCCGCCAATACCGTCACCAACTTCATCGGCGCCTCCTTCATGCTCTGCCTCCTCGGCGGCTTCGTCGCGGACACCTACCTCGGCCGCTACCTCACCATCGCCATCTTCACCGCCGTCCAGGCCACG GGCATGATGATCCTGACGATCTCAACGGCGGCTCCCGGTCTACGTCCACCACCGTGCGCGGACGCGAAGGGCGCGAGCGCCGACTGCGTGCGGGCCAACGGGACGCAGCTCGGGGTGCTCTACCTGGGGCTGTACCTAACGGCGCTGGGCACGGGCGGGCTCAAGTCCAGCGTGTCGGGGTTCGGCTCCGACCAGTTCGACGAGTCCCACGCCGGCGAGCGGCGGAAGATGCtgcacttcttcaactggttcTACTTCTTCGTCAGCATCGGCGCGCTGCTGGCCGTCACGGCGCTGGTGTACGTGCAGGACAACGTGGGGCGCCGCTGGGGCTACGGCGTCTGCGCCGTCGGCATCCTCTGCGGGCTCGGCGTCTTCCTGCTGGGCACCAGGAGGTACCGCTTCAAGAAGCTGGTCGGGAGCCCGCTCACCCAGGTGGCTGCAGTGACGGTCGCCGCGTGGAGCAAGCGCAAGCTTTCGCTGCCGTCTGACCCGGACTTGCTCTACGACGTCGACCACGCGGCGGCCGACGTCGTCAAGGGGAAGGAGAAGCTGCCCCACAGCAAGGAATGCAG GTTCCTCGACCACGCGGCCATCATCGACGGCGCCGGCGAGTCACCGGCGACGGCGAGCAAGTGGGCGCTGTGCACCCGgacggacgtggaggaggtgaagcAGGTGGTGCGGATGCTGCCCATCTGGGCCACCACCATCATGTTCTGGACCATCCACGCGCAGATGACCACCTTCTCGGTGGCGCAGGCCGAGGTCATGGACCGGTCCATCGGCTCGGGGGGCTTCCTCATCCCCGCGGGCTCCCTCACCGTCTTCCTCATCGGCTCCATCCTCCTCACCGTGCCCGTCTACGACCGCCTCCTCGCGCCGTTCGCGCGCCGCCTCACGGGGAACCCGCACGGCCTCACCCCGCTGCAGCGCGTCTTCGTCGGCCTCCTCCTCTCCGTCGCCGGCATGGCCGTGGCGGCGCTCGTCGAGCGCCACCGCCGGACGGCCGCCTCCTCCGAGCACGGAGTCACGCTCACGGTGTTCCTGCTCATGCCGCAGTTCGTGCTCGTCGGCGCCGGCGAGGCCTTCacgtacatgggccagctcgcgTTCTTCCTGCGGGAGTGCCCCAAGGGCATGAAGACCATGAGCACGGGCCTGTTCCTCAGCACATGCGCGCTCGGGTTCTTCTTCAGCACTCTGCTCGTCACCATCGTGCACAAGGTCACGGTCCACGGCGGCGGCCGCGGGGGTTGGCTCGCCGACAACCTCAACGACGGGAGGCTCGACTACTTCTACTGGCTGCTCGCCGTGATCAGCGCCATCAACCTCGTCCTCTTCACGTTCGCCGCCAGGGGCTACGTCTACAAGGAGAAGCGCCTGGCCGACGCCGGCATCGAGCTCGCCGATGAGGAGTCTATTGCCGTCGGCCACTGA